From a single Pseudalkalibacillus hwajinpoensis genomic region:
- a CDS encoding UTP--glucose-1-phosphate uridylyltransferase, with protein MIKKAVIPAAGYGTRSLPITKVIPKEMFPIGGKPAIHYVVEEAVASGIEEILIVISRTKNLIMDYFDHSLELEAFLERVNKTHLLEKTTVPDVHIQYVRQSHAKGLGDALKIAEPFTGCDPFAVLLPDDIYVGKPALAELIEIFESYNENVISVKQLQNEMLKDYGIIKGELVSEGLYRLKEIVEKPKIFPPSNYAVTGRYVFNSGIYQYLSEVLPDFGGEIQLTDAIQLMLKEEVFFAKECTGDRYDIGKEQDYIRLLNR; from the coding sequence ATGATTAAGAAAGCGGTAATTCCCGCAGCAGGGTACGGTACCAGGAGCTTGCCAATTACAAAAGTGATACCAAAAGAGATGTTTCCAATTGGTGGGAAACCAGCTATCCATTATGTAGTCGAAGAAGCTGTCGCCTCTGGAATAGAAGAAATTCTTATCGTGATTTCAAGAACGAAAAATCTAATAATGGATTATTTTGACCATTCTCTTGAATTAGAAGCATTTCTGGAAAGGGTAAATAAGACGCATTTACTTGAGAAGACTACTGTTCCCGACGTTCATATACAATATGTGCGTCAATCGCATGCAAAAGGGCTTGGTGATGCGCTCAAAATTGCAGAACCATTTACTGGGTGTGATCCATTTGCTGTGTTGTTACCAGATGATATTTATGTTGGTAAACCAGCGTTAGCAGAGTTAATAGAGATATTTGAATCGTACAATGAAAATGTAATTTCTGTAAAACAATTGCAAAATGAAATGTTGAAAGATTATGGAATTATTAAGGGCGAGTTAGTTTCGGAAGGTCTTTATCGTTTAAAAGAGATTGTAGAAAAACCCAAGATTTTCCCTCCTTCAAACTATGCGGTAACTGGAAGATATGTATTTAACTCCGGGATTTATCAGTATTTGAGTGAGGTTTTGCCAGATTTTGGTGGAGAAATTCAATTAACAGATGCAATTCAGCTAATGTTGAAAGAAGAAGTATTTTTTGCTAAAGAATGTACTGGAGATCGGTATGACATTGGTAAGGAGCAGGATTATATAAGGTTACTAAACAGATAA